From one Tetragenococcus osmophilus genomic stretch:
- the casB gene encoding type I-E CRISPR-associated protein Cse2/CasB, which translates to MVEEFSKEKTVFAIISKIIGKLDELRNNSSGKAALANLRNSIGRPLSETIDIWPTVFEQMPDSFLGRSGRLTNEERAILTTLQIYALHQQSRTESVNKRSEKGQWDNIGISLKSLRTGSETVAIDRRFNTMITSSSFEELTHHLRQLIRLLKAKNPEITVNYAQLGNDLYWYLRNKEEKVRLDWAKAFYSRREESDKGED; encoded by the coding sequence ATGGTAGAAGAATTCTCTAAAGAAAAAACTGTTTTTGCTATTATTAGTAAGATAATCGGAAAACTTGATGAGCTCCGAAATAATAGTTCAGGAAAAGCAGCTCTAGCTAACTTGCGTAATTCGATAGGTCGACCATTAAGTGAAACGATCGATATTTGGCCTACTGTATTTGAACAAATGCCAGATAGTTTTTTGGGAAGAAGTGGTAGGCTTACAAATGAAGAAAGAGCAATACTAACGACTTTGCAAATATATGCTTTACATCAACAAAGTCGTACCGAAAGTGTTAACAAAAGAAGTGAAAAAGGTCAGTGGGATAATATTGGTATTTCACTAAAATCTTTAAGAACGGGTAGTGAAACAGTGGCAATTGATCGACGTTTCAATACGATGATTACTTCTTCGTCTTTTGAAGAGTTAACTCATCACTTAAGACAGTTGATTCGCCTTTTAAAAGCGAAAAACCCAGAAATAACTGTTAACTATGCACAACTGGGAAATGATTTATACTGGTATTTACGCAATAAAGAAGAAAAAGTACGTTTAGATTGGGCAAAGGCTTTTTATAGCAGACGAGAAGAATCAGATAAGGGAGAGGATTAA